Proteins encoded together in one Rhizobium bangladeshense window:
- a CDS encoding aminodeoxychorismate synthase component I has translation MSDPYILFRDDTTGQVMLFAQPAEIIITKTRAEFFTGLIRMEEAKAEGKWLAGYMSYEAGYLFEEKLASFAAEGRETPLLCFGIFDAPQSNTHPLAQPERRLENEEFLTAPKARWDFPIYKERFDRLHEHLRLGDAYQANLTMPVEARWSGDPRAAFWSLIERQPVKYGALVDLGGPVILSRSPELFFRTDEQGWIETHPMKGTAKRGATAAEDAEIIDAMRADIKTQAENRMIVDLLRNDISRITEVGTLDVPKLFEIETYPTVHQMVSHVQARLRPGLSIRDIFAALFPCGSITGAPKIRAMEILHSLEDDPRDAYCGAIGMISPTGAMRFSVAIRTVTLFDGGRAIFNVGGGIVFDSTAEAEYEECLLKARFAVGDKWIAQ, from the coding sequence ATGTCTGACCCCTATATTCTCTTCCGTGACGACACTACCGGCCAGGTGATGCTCTTCGCCCAGCCGGCCGAGATCATCATTACCAAGACGCGCGCCGAATTTTTTACCGGGCTTATCAGGATGGAAGAGGCTAAGGCCGAGGGCAAATGGCTTGCCGGCTATATGTCCTACGAGGCCGGATATCTCTTTGAGGAAAAACTCGCTTCCTTCGCCGCGGAAGGTCGCGAAACACCGCTCCTCTGTTTCGGCATATTCGATGCTCCGCAGTCGAACACGCATCCGCTCGCCCAGCCCGAACGGCGTCTCGAAAACGAGGAATTCCTCACCGCACCGAAGGCCCGTTGGGATTTCCCTATATATAAAGAGCGCTTCGACCGCCTTCATGAGCACCTGCGGCTCGGCGACGCCTATCAGGCAAATCTCACCATGCCGGTCGAGGCACGCTGGAGCGGCGACCCCCGCGCCGCCTTCTGGTCACTGATCGAGCGCCAGCCGGTCAAATATGGCGCGCTTGTCGATCTCGGCGGTCCCGTCATCCTCTCGCGTTCGCCCGAATTGTTTTTCCGCACCGACGAGCAGGGCTGGATCGAGACTCATCCGATGAAGGGTACGGCAAAACGCGGCGCGACAGCGGCCGAGGATGCCGAAATCATCGATGCGATGCGTGCCGATATCAAGACGCAGGCGGAAAATCGCATGATCGTCGATCTTCTGCGCAACGATATCTCCCGCATCACCGAGGTCGGCACGCTCGACGTCCCGAAGCTCTTCGAGATCGAGACCTACCCGACCGTTCATCAGATGGTCAGCCATGTGCAGGCAAGACTTCGACCCGGCCTATCGATCCGCGACATCTTTGCCGCCCTCTTCCCCTGTGGGTCGATCACCGGTGCGCCTAAGATACGGGCGATGGAAATCCTGCACTCCCTCGAGGATGACCCACGTGACGCTTATTGCGGTGCAATCGGCATGATCTCGCCCACTGGCGCAATGCGTTTTTCCGTCGCCATCCGCACCGTCACACTTTTCGACGGCGGCAGGGCGATATTCAATGTCGGCGGCGGCATCGTCTTCGATTCCACAGCCGAAGCCGAATATGAGGAATGCCTGCTCAAGGCCCGCTTTGCTGTCGGCGACAAGTGGATCGCGCAATGA
- a CDS encoding 5'-nucleotidase C-terminal domain-containing protein: MTKSFSFGLLTASVLALSAGAAFADFELNILHINDFHSRIESINKFDSTCSAEEEGKKECFGGAARLKTAIDQRRQALSGKNVLLLNAGDNFQGSLFYTTYKGAAEAEFLNMMKFDAMTVGNHEFDDSEDGLATFLDKVQFPVVTANVKASTASKLGDRIKPSLVLDVGGQKIGIVGAVTNDTPELSSPGPNVTIADDVETITSAVQDLKGQGVNKIIALTHVGYPRDLAIIAKIPDVDVVVGGHSHSLLSNTDPKAEGPYPTMADNPGGYKVPVVQAASYSKYLGDIVVNFDDNGVVKDAKGDPILIDSSFTPDPAVVTRVTELAKPIEELRKKVIGSSEGPIEGDRKVCRVKECSMGNLVADAMLDRTKNQGVTIAFQNGGGLRASIDSGDVTQGEVITVLPFQNTLATFEATGADIVKALENGVSQIDQGAGRFPQVAGLKFSFDQSKPVGSRVSDVHVKDGDSLAPIDPAKTYKIATNNFMRAGGDGYSIFKEGKNAYDFGPDLADVTAEYLAAHSPYKPYTDGRVTEIGATVAQAPAAEQAAPAPAPASPAPATEPAPAPAAPAAPAPATEPAPAAPAAPAPATEPAPAAPAAPAPATEPAPAAPAPAAPAPAAEPAPAPAASAPAATTPSTHVIAAGDTFWDLAVSFYGDGTLWRKLSEANGSPNPRQLTIGKEIEVPAK, encoded by the coding sequence ATGACGAAGTCTTTTAGCTTCGGTCTTTTGACCGCGTCCGTGCTGGCGCTGAGCGCGGGCGCCGCCTTTGCAGATTTTGAACTCAATATCCTTCATATCAACGATTTCCATTCCCGCATCGAATCGATCAACAAATTCGATTCCACCTGCTCGGCCGAAGAGGAAGGCAAGAAGGAATGCTTCGGCGGCGCCGCCCGCCTGAAGACCGCGATCGACCAGCGCCGTCAGGCGCTATCGGGCAAGAATGTCCTTCTCCTGAATGCCGGCGACAATTTCCAGGGATCGCTCTTCTACACCACCTATAAGGGCGCGGCCGAAGCCGAATTCCTGAACATGATGAAGTTCGACGCCATGACCGTCGGCAATCATGAATTCGACGATAGCGAGGACGGGCTTGCGACCTTCCTCGACAAAGTGCAATTCCCTGTCGTCACAGCGAACGTCAAGGCAAGCACCGCCTCGAAGCTCGGTGACCGCATCAAGCCCTCGCTCGTGCTCGATGTCGGCGGCCAGAAGATCGGCATCGTCGGCGCCGTCACCAATGATACGCCAGAGCTTTCCTCCCCCGGCCCGAATGTCACGATTGCCGACGACGTTGAGACCATCACGTCAGCCGTCCAGGACCTGAAAGGCCAGGGTGTCAACAAGATCATCGCGCTGACCCATGTCGGCTATCCCCGTGATCTCGCTATCATCGCCAAGATTCCGGACGTCGATGTCGTCGTCGGCGGCCACTCCCATAGCCTGCTCTCCAATACCGATCCGAAGGCTGAAGGTCCCTATCCGACGATGGCCGATAATCCCGGCGGCTACAAGGTGCCGGTTGTCCAAGCCGCTTCCTACAGCAAGTATCTCGGCGACATCGTCGTCAATTTCGACGATAATGGCGTCGTCAAGGATGCCAAGGGCGATCCGATCCTGATCGACTCGTCCTTCACGCCCGATCCGGCCGTCGTCACCCGCGTCACCGAACTGGCAAAACCGATCGAGGAACTGCGCAAGAAAGTGATCGGCTCCTCCGAGGGTCCAATAGAGGGCGACCGCAAGGTCTGCCGCGTCAAGGAATGCTCGATGGGCAATCTGGTGGCCGACGCCATGCTGGACCGCACCAAGAACCAGGGCGTCACCATTGCCTTCCAGAACGGCGGCGGCCTGCGCGCCTCGATCGACAGCGGCGATGTCACCCAGGGCGAAGTCATCACCGTCCTGCCGTTCCAGAACACCCTCGCCACCTTCGAGGCGACGGGCGCGGATATCGTCAAGGCGCTCGAAAACGGTGTCAGCCAGATCGACCAGGGCGCCGGCCGCTTTCCGCAGGTCGCCGGCTTGAAATTCTCGTTCGACCAGTCGAAGCCTGTCGGCAGCCGCGTCAGCGATGTTCATGTGAAGGACGGCGACAGCTTGGCGCCGATCGACCCGGCCAAAACCTACAAGATCGCCACCAACAACTTCATGCGGGCCGGGGGCGACGGCTATTCGATCTTCAAGGAAGGCAAGAACGCTTACGATTTCGGCCCTGACCTTGCCGACGTAACCGCCGAATACCTGGCCGCTCATTCGCCGTATAAGCCCTATACCGATGGCCGCGTCACCGAAATCGGCGCGACTGTGGCACAGGCGCCTGCTGCCGAACAGGCAGCTCCTGCTCCCGCGCCGGCGTCGCCTGCGCCGGCCACTGAGCCCGCTCCTGCCCCCGCGGCACCGGCTGCACCCGCACCCGCCACCGAGCCTGCCCCTGCGGCACCGGCCGCGCCCGCACCAGCCACCGAGCCCGCCCCCGCTGCACCGGCCGCGCCCGCACCAGCCACCGAGCCCGCGCCCGCTGCGCCGGCACCTGCAGCTCCCGCTCCCGCCGCGGAACCGGCTCCGGCTCCGGCAGCCTCCGCGCCCGCCGCAACGACGCCTTCCACTCACGTGATCGCGGCCGGGGACACGTTCTGGGATCTTGCCGTCAGCTTCTATGGCGACGGCACACTCTGGCGGAAGCTCTCGGAGGCCAACGGCAGCCCGAACCCGCGCCAGCTGACGATCGGCAAGGAAATCGAGGTTCCAGCCAAGTAA
- a CDS encoding aminotransferase class IV family protein, with the protein MIDFSLIETLRWQPGDGFIRLRLHLARLLRSARRLGFPQPTDAQTKLEAAVAGAGGPLRVRLTFDPQGRIEVSSAAFVPLLSETIWTVRAAETCLDSTDRLLRVKTTRRTVYEAARAEYTPAEADEVILLNERGEVCEGTITSIFLDDGSGILRTPPISCGLLAGVLRTELICGRRARVGRLTLADLDTGTLYLGNSLRGLIRANLLRS; encoded by the coding sequence ATGATCGATTTCTCGCTGATCGAGACGCTGCGCTGGCAGCCCGGCGACGGCTTCATCCGCCTGCGCCTGCATCTCGCCCGGCTTTTGCGCTCCGCTCGCCGCCTCGGTTTTCCCCAACCGACCGATGCGCAAACGAAGCTCGAAGCAGCCGTTGCCGGCGCTGGCGGCCCGTTGCGCGTCCGCCTGACCTTCGATCCGCAAGGTCGCATCGAGGTGTCGAGCGCCGCCTTCGTCCCGCTGCTATCCGAAACCATCTGGACCGTCCGCGCCGCCGAAACCTGCCTCGACTCCACCGACAGACTGCTGCGCGTCAAGACAACGCGCCGCACCGTCTATGAAGCTGCGCGCGCCGAATATACGCCTGCCGAAGCTGATGAAGTCATCCTTTTGAACGAGCGCGGCGAAGTCTGCGAGGGCACCATCACCTCCATCTTCCTGGACGACGGATCCGGCATCCTGCGGACCCCGCCGATCTCCTGCGGCCTGCTCGCCGGCGTACTGCGTACCGAACTCATCTGCGGGCGTAGGGCGCGTGTCGGCCGACTGACGCTCGCTGATCTCGATACCGGCACGCTTTACCTCGGCAACTCGCTGCGCGGGCTGATCCGCGCAAATCTCCTCAGGAGCTGA
- a CDS encoding YciI family protein, which produces MFILSLTYVKSNDEADRHMDPHMAWVKEGYARGWFLASGRKVPRTGGAILAIGDRAAIEAYVAADPFAIHGVAEYEITEIAVTTTAEGLEILKR; this is translated from the coding sequence ATGTTCATCCTCTCCCTCACCTACGTGAAATCCAACGACGAAGCCGACAGGCACATGGATCCGCACATGGCCTGGGTGAAGGAGGGATATGCGAGGGGCTGGTTCCTCGCCTCCGGCCGCAAGGTGCCGCGCACCGGCGGCGCCATTCTTGCCATCGGCGACCGCGCCGCAATCGAAGCCTATGTCGCCGCCGATCCCTTCGCCATCCATGGCGTCGCCGAATACGAAATTACAGAGATCGCCGTGACGACAACCGCCGAAGGTCTGGAAATTCTGAAGCGTTGA
- the omp10 gene encoding outer membrane lipoprotein Omp10 — MKIRTGLVLVGAAAILVACVSPEPRPMPIAAAPATTGVEGNWSDPNGIVSTFQGGTFTTRTTDSNQLLASGTYINTSPTLVEINMTSLVRKTQSKVNCALVNPSQLNCTSDSGAQFTLSRRG; from the coding sequence ATGAAAATCAGAACTGGTCTCGTTCTTGTCGGTGCAGCGGCCATTCTTGTCGCCTGCGTTTCACCGGAGCCGCGCCCCATGCCGATTGCGGCCGCGCCTGCCACCACCGGCGTCGAAGGCAATTGGAGCGATCCGAACGGTATCGTTTCCACCTTCCAGGGTGGTACGTTCACAACCCGCACCACCGACAGCAACCAACTTCTCGCCTCAGGGACCTACATCAATACATCGCCGACGCTGGTAGAGATCAATATGACCTCGCTGGTGCGCAAGACCCAATCGAAGGTCAATTGTGCCCTCGTCAATCCTAGCCAGCTCAATTGCACCTCTGATTCCGGCGCCCAGTTCACGCTTTCCCGCCGCGGCTGA
- a CDS encoding homospermidine synthase, protein MTEQNYPVYAEITGPIVMIGFGSIGRGTLPLIERHFKFDKSRMVVIDPREEPSDMEILKKHGVRHIKEYVTKDNYKELLKPLLTEGEGQGFCVNLSVDTSSLDIIKLCRKLDVLYIDTVVEPWLGFYFDKGMSNAERTNYALRETVRKEKAKNPGGATAVSTCGANPGMVSWFVKQALVNLGHDIGLKFEEPDQHDREGWAKLMKKLGVKGIHIAERDTQRTKHPKPLNVFWNTWSVEGFISEGMQPAELGWGTHEQWMPKNAKKHKKGNRAAIYLEQPGANTRVRTWCPTPGPQYGFLVTHNESISIADYFTVRDKDGEVTFRPTCHYAYHPANDAVLSLHEMFGNGGTSQPVHHVLDEDELEDGIDELGVLLYGHEKNAYWYGSRLSLEETRRIAPYQNATGLQVTSAVLAGMVWALENPTAGIVEADEIDYKRCLEVQMPYLGPVEGHYTDWTPLDGRPGLFPEDIDTKDPWQFKNILVR, encoded by the coding sequence ATGACGGAACAGAACTATCCGGTATATGCCGAAATTACCGGTCCGATCGTGATGATCGGCTTTGGCTCCATCGGCCGCGGCACCCTGCCCCTGATCGAGCGCCACTTCAAATTCGACAAGAGCCGGATGGTCGTCATCGACCCGCGCGAAGAGCCCTCCGATATGGAGATCCTGAAGAAGCACGGCGTTCGCCACATCAAGGAATATGTCACCAAGGATAATTACAAGGAGCTACTGAAGCCGCTGCTCACGGAAGGCGAAGGCCAGGGCTTTTGCGTCAACCTCTCGGTCGACACGTCCTCGCTCGACATCATCAAGCTCTGCCGCAAGCTCGACGTTCTCTATATCGATACGGTCGTCGAGCCCTGGCTCGGCTTCTATTTCGACAAGGGCATGAGCAACGCCGAGCGCACCAACTATGCGCTGCGCGAGACCGTGCGCAAGGAAAAGGCGAAAAACCCGGGCGGCGCCACCGCCGTCTCCACCTGCGGCGCAAATCCTGGCATGGTTTCCTGGTTCGTCAAGCAGGCGCTCGTCAACCTTGGCCATGATATTGGCCTCAAATTCGAGGAACCGGATCAGCACGATCGCGAAGGCTGGGCCAAGCTCATGAAGAAGCTGGGCGTCAAGGGCATCCACATCGCCGAGCGCGACACCCAGCGCACCAAGCACCCGAAGCCGCTCAACGTGTTCTGGAACACCTGGTCCGTCGAAGGCTTCATCTCCGAGGGCATGCAGCCGGCTGAACTCGGCTGGGGCACCCACGAGCAGTGGATGCCGAAGAACGCCAAGAAGCACAAGAAGGGCAATAGGGCGGCGATCTATCTGGAGCAGCCGGGCGCCAACACCCGCGTGCGCACCTGGTGCCCGACCCCCGGCCCGCAATACGGCTTCCTCGTCACCCACAACGAATCGATCTCGATCGCCGATTACTTCACGGTCCGTGACAAGGACGGCGAAGTGACCTTCCGGCCGACCTGCCACTATGCGTACCATCCGGCGAACGACGCCGTGCTCTCGCTGCACGAGATGTTCGGCAATGGCGGCACCTCGCAGCCGGTCCACCACGTTCTCGACGAGGACGAGCTGGAGGACGGCATCGATGAACTCGGCGTCCTGCTCTACGGCCATGAGAAAAACGCCTATTGGTATGGCTCGCGCCTGTCGCTGGAAGAAACCCGCCGCATCGCGCCCTATCAGAACGCCACCGGCCTGCAGGTGACCTCCGCCGTTCTCGCCGGCATGGTCTGGGCACTGGAAAACCCGACCGCCGGCATCGTCGAAGCGGACGAGATCGATTACAAGCGCTGCCTCGAAGTGCAGATGCCTTATCTCGGTCCGGTCGAAGGACACTACACCGACTGGACCCCGCTCGACGGCCGTCCCGGCCTCTTCCCCGAGGATATCGACACCAAGGATCCCTGGCAGTTCAAGAATATTCTCGTTCGCTGA
- the hemH gene encoding ferrochelatase, whose amino-acid sequence MTADISLRPADHPAIKSGKIGVLLVNLGTPDGTDYTSMRRYLKEFLTDRRVIEWSPWKWYPILFGVVLNRRPQKVGKAYELIWNKEKNESYLRTYTRNQSELMAERLQDLADVKVDWAMRYGTPSIASRIDALKEAGCDRIVLFPLYPQYAAATTATVNDKAFQKLLSMRWQPALRTVPDYHDDETYIEALARSVERHLSTLDWKPDVLLASFHGIPMSYFKQGDPYYCQCQKTGRLLRERLELTKENFMITFQSRFGPEEWLQPYTDKTVEKLAQDGVKRLAVINPGFVSDCLETLEEIAEQAAHSFHENGGEKFTHIPCLNDSEDGMKVLEKVVRRELQGWI is encoded by the coding sequence ATGACTGCAGATATATCACTTCGTCCGGCGGACCATCCGGCCATAAAATCAGGCAAGATCGGTGTGCTGCTGGTCAATCTCGGGACACCCGACGGCACCGATTACACGTCGATGCGCCGCTATCTCAAGGAGTTCCTGACCGATCGCCGCGTTATCGAATGGTCGCCCTGGAAGTGGTACCCAATCCTGTTCGGCGTGGTGCTCAACAGACGCCCGCAGAAGGTTGGCAAGGCCTATGAGCTGATCTGGAACAAGGAGAAGAACGAAAGTTATCTCCGCACCTACACGCGTAACCAGTCAGAGCTGATGGCTGAGCGCCTGCAGGATCTCGCCGACGTCAAAGTCGATTGGGCGATGCGTTACGGGACGCCGTCGATCGCCTCGCGTATCGACGCGCTAAAGGAAGCAGGCTGCGACCGGATCGTGCTTTTCCCGCTCTATCCACAATATGCGGCGGCAACGACGGCCACCGTCAACGATAAGGCCTTCCAGAAGCTGCTCTCCATGCGCTGGCAGCCGGCTCTGCGCACGGTGCCCGATTATCACGACGACGAGACCTACATCGAAGCCCTCGCCCGGTCCGTCGAAAGACATCTTTCGACGCTCGACTGGAAGCCGGACGTGCTGCTCGCCTCCTTCCACGGCATTCCGATGTCCTATTTCAAGCAGGGCGATCCCTATTACTGTCAGTGCCAGAAGACCGGCCGTCTGCTGCGCGAAAGGCTCGAGCTCACCAAGGAAAACTTCATGATCACCTTCCAGTCCCGTTTCGGGCCGGAGGAATGGCTGCAACCCTATACCGATAAGACGGTGGAAAAGCTCGCTCAGGACGGCGTCAAGCGCTTAGCAGTCATCAATCCCGGCTTCGTCTCCGACTGCCTGGAAACGTTGGAGGAAATCGCCGAGCAAGCCGCGCATTCTTTCCACGAGAACGGCGGCGAGAAATTCACCCATATTCCCTGCCTCAACGACAGCGAAGATGGCATGAAGGTGCTGGAAAAGGTCGTTCGCCGCGAGTTGCAGGGCTGGATCTGA
- a CDS encoding M3 family oligoendopeptidase, with protein MKIELPHAGFFFSPTAPAGAAADPALGDLPVWKLQDLYPSATSTAFVADMEKAGKAAIAFEEKWKGKLAEAAAKTGAEGIGTALKEYEALDDIMGRLGSFAGLTYFSDTTNPANGKLYGDVQAKITEFSGHLLFFALELNRIDDAVIDACIANDPDAGHYRPWLIDLRKDKPYQLDDRLEQLFLEKSMTSSSAFNRLFDETMAELRYEIDGEKVPLEVALNMLQEKDPEVRRKAAMALAETFRANIRIFTLITNTLAKDKDISDRWRGFEDIADSRHLANRVEREVVDALAAAVREAYPRLSHRYYKMKAKWLGMEQMNFWDRNAPLPETSSAVISWADAKDTVLSAYGNFAPEMADIARRFFDEQWIDAPVRPGKAPGAFAHPTVPSAHPYVLVNYMGKPRDVMTLAHELGHGVHQVLAGAQGALMCQTPLTLAETASVFGEMLTFRALLEKTTDRRDRKAMLAQKVEDMINTVVRQIAFYEFERQLHTARKAGELTADDIGELWLSVQSESLGPAINISEGYETYWAYIPHFIHSPFYVYAYAFGDCLVNSLYAVYQKAEKGFQEKYFELLKAGGTKHHSELLKPFGLDATDPSFWSQGLSMIEGLIDELEALDRA; from the coding sequence GCCTTCGTCGCCGACATGGAAAAGGCCGGCAAGGCCGCAATCGCCTTCGAAGAAAAGTGGAAGGGCAAGCTCGCCGAAGCTGCGGCAAAGACCGGCGCCGAAGGCATCGGCACAGCGCTGAAAGAATATGAGGCGCTTGACGATATCATGGGCCGCCTCGGCTCCTTTGCCGGCCTTACTTATTTCTCCGACACCACCAATCCGGCAAACGGCAAGCTCTACGGCGACGTGCAGGCCAAGATCACCGAATTCTCAGGCCATCTCCTGTTCTTTGCGCTCGAACTGAACCGGATTGACGACGCCGTGATCGACGCCTGCATCGCCAATGACCCCGATGCCGGTCATTACCGCCCCTGGCTGATCGACCTCCGCAAAGATAAGCCGTACCAGCTCGATGACAGGCTGGAGCAGCTCTTCCTCGAAAAGTCGATGACATCGTCCTCCGCCTTCAACCGCCTCTTCGATGAAACCATGGCGGAGCTCCGCTATGAGATCGATGGCGAGAAAGTGCCGCTCGAGGTGGCGCTGAACATGCTGCAGGAGAAGGATCCGGAGGTGCGCCGCAAGGCGGCCATGGCGCTCGCCGAAACCTTCAGGGCGAATATCCGCATCTTCACGCTGATCACCAATACGCTTGCCAAGGACAAGGATATCTCCGACCGCTGGCGCGGCTTCGAAGATATCGCCGACTCCAGGCATCTGGCAAACCGCGTCGAGCGCGAGGTTGTCGACGCCTTGGCCGCAGCCGTTCGGGAAGCCTATCCCCGCCTGTCGCATCGTTATTATAAAATGAAGGCGAAATGGCTCGGCATGGAGCAGATGAACTTCTGGGACCGCAACGCGCCCCTTCCGGAAACGTCGAGCGCCGTGATCTCCTGGGCCGACGCGAAGGACACGGTGCTATCGGCTTACGGCAATTTCGCCCCCGAAATGGCTGATATTGCCAGGCGCTTCTTTGACGAGCAGTGGATCGATGCCCCGGTTCGCCCAGGCAAGGCGCCCGGCGCCTTCGCCCATCCGACGGTTCCCTCCGCCCACCCTTACGTGCTCGTCAATTATATGGGCAAGCCGCGCGACGTGATGACGCTTGCGCATGAACTCGGCCACGGCGTCCACCAGGTTCTCGCCGGTGCGCAGGGTGCGCTGATGTGCCAGACGCCGCTGACACTTGCCGAAACCGCTTCCGTCTTCGGCGAGATGCTGACCTTCCGCGCGCTCCTGGAAAAGACGACCGACAGACGCGATCGCAAGGCGATGCTCGCCCAGAAGGTCGAGGACATGATCAATACGGTCGTGCGCCAGATCGCCTTCTATGAGTTCGAGCGCCAGCTGCACACTGCCCGCAAGGCAGGCGAACTCACCGCCGACGACATCGGCGAACTCTGGCTCTCCGTCCAATCGGAAAGCCTCGGACCGGCTATCAACATTTCCGAGGGCTATGAGACCTATTGGGCCTATATCCCGCACTTCATCCATTCGCCCTTCTATGTCTACGCCTATGCGTTCGGCGATTGCCTGGTCAATTCGCTCTATGCCGTCTACCAAAAGGCCGAGAAGGGTTTCCAGGAGAAATATTTCGAACTGCTGAAGGCCGGCGGCACCAAGCATCATTCGGAACTCTTGAAGCCTTTCGGCCTCGACGCCACCGATCCGTCGTTCTGGAGCCAGGGCCTGTCGATGATCGAAGGGCTGATCGACGAGTTGGAAGCTTTGGACCGAGCGTAA